The proteins below come from a single Pedobacter aquae genomic window:
- a CDS encoding response regulator transcription factor, with translation MNVNKQKILIVDDEPDILELIEYNLRKEGYHVITASNGQEAVSEARKHLPDLIILDIMMPKMDGIEACRIMRSMPEFKNTFMVFLTARSEEYSEIAGFNVGADDYIAKPIKPRALVSRINAILRRNVQNDELVENKVEIGDLVIDRESFLVYQNGNKVVLAKKEFELLYLLASKPGKVYTREVILKNIWEDSVVVTNRTIDVHIRKLREKLGDDYVSTVKGVGYKFEA, from the coding sequence ATGAACGTTAACAAGCAAAAAATTTTAATTGTAGATGATGAACCTGATATTCTAGAGCTTATAGAATACAACCTACGTAAGGAAGGATATCATGTAATTACGGCTAGTAACGGACAAGAAGCAGTATCAGAAGCTCGTAAGCATTTACCAGATTTAATTATTCTTGATATCATGATGCCTAAAATGGATGGGATAGAAGCCTGTAGAATTATGCGTTCTATGCCAGAATTTAAGAATACATTCATGGTATTTTTAACTGCCCGAAGCGAAGAATATTCTGAAATTGCTGGTTTTAATGTTGGTGCCGATGATTACATAGCCAAACCCATTAAACCAAGAGCTTTAGTAAGTAGAATAAATGCCATTTTAAGAAGAAATGTTCAGAACGATGAATTGGTAGAAAATAAGGTAGAAATTGGCGATTTAGTAATCGATAGAGAATCTTTCTTAGTTTACCAAAACGGTAATAAAGTAGTTTTAGCAAAAAAAGAATTCGAGCTTTTATACCTTTTAGCCTCAAAACCTGGTAAAGTTTACACCCGCGAAGTTATCTTGAAAAATATTTGGGAAGACTCTGTAGTGGTTACCAACAGAACTATAGACGTACACATTAGAAAGTTAAGAGAAAAACTAGGAGACGATTATGTAAGCACCGTTAAAGGTGTTGGCTATAAGTTTGAAGCTTAA
- a CDS encoding RluA family pseudouridine synthase, protein MKFPNFKDLIIFEDNDLIIVNKPPFLASLDEREGGDINLLRLAKQYHADAQICHRLDKETSGLIIVAKNPEAYRHIAMQFEHRKVKKVYHAIVDGTHIFEDLLIDLPILNAGKGNVMISRSEGKKADTYFKSLKYFKHYTLIEARPVTGRMHQIRIHLATQRASITGDDMYGGKPAFLSKIKRGYRLTDEEEQPIMKRFALHAKESTFTMLNGEERTFEAPYPKDFAVLLKLLEKNDV, encoded by the coding sequence ATGAAGTTTCCAAATTTTAAAGACCTTATTATTTTTGAGGATAATGATTTAATTATCGTAAATAAACCTCCATTCTTAGCATCATTAGATGAAAGGGAAGGTGGCGATATCAATTTATTAAGACTTGCCAAACAATACCATGCCGATGCTCAAATTTGCCACCGTTTAGATAAGGAAACTTCAGGCTTAATAATCGTTGCTAAAAACCCAGAAGCTTACAGGCATATTGCTATGCAGTTTGAGCATCGTAAAGTGAAAAAAGTTTATCACGCAATTGTAGACGGAACGCATATTTTTGAAGATTTATTGATTGATTTACCCATTTTAAATGCTGGTAAAGGTAATGTGATGATTAGCAGAAGTGAGGGAAAAAAAGCCGATACCTATTTCAAATCTCTAAAATACTTCAAACATTATACACTTATAGAGGCCAGGCCGGTAACTGGTAGGATGCACCAAATCAGGATACATTTGGCTACCCAAAGAGCTTCTATTACCGGAGATGATATGTATGGTGGTAAACCAGCTTTTTTATCCAAAATAAAAAGAGGTTACCGTTTAACAGATGAAGAAGAGCAACCTATCATGAAAAGGTTTGCTTTACATGCAAAAGAATCTACTTTTACTATGTTAAATGGAGAAGAAAGAACTTTCGAAGCGCCATATCCTAAAGATTTTGCTGTTTTGTTAAAGTTGTTAGAAAAAAACGACGTTTAA
- a CDS encoding IS4 family transposase yields the protein MVNVTLFSQIISKLERSKFNKLVSTSQSDKHNKGYTSWTHLVSMLFCQFAKSQSVRDISNGLRSATGNLNHLGIQKAPSKSSVSYQNKHRDYNIFKSYYFILLESLGQQAGFKQIKFRIKSKIFLLDSTTISLCLSLFDWARYKTAKGAVKLHTLLDYDGNLPAYVNITNGKTADNKGAYDVPLHKGSVIVADRFYNDFALLNVWDSNGVFFVIRHKENLQYTTVKENILPENRHKNILIDEIIELKTTKSKDSYPKNLRRVAVWDDKNEQTIEIITNQMYWTANTISELYKSRWQIEIFFREIKQNLHIKSFIGTTENAVMIQIWTALITILILKALKAMAKYGWQLSNLIAFIRLNIFVKINLQNWLDRPFEEPDELKDKQVIQGVLF from the coding sequence ATGGTAAATGTAACACTATTCTCCCAAATCATATCAAAACTTGAGCGTTCAAAGTTCAACAAACTGGTATCTACATCTCAGAGCGACAAACATAATAAAGGTTATACAAGCTGGACACATCTAGTATCGATGTTGTTCTGCCAGTTTGCCAAAAGCCAATCGGTACGTGATATTAGTAACGGTCTTCGTTCAGCTACTGGCAACCTCAATCATTTAGGTATTCAAAAAGCTCCATCTAAATCTAGTGTAAGCTATCAGAACAAGCACAGGGACTATAACATCTTCAAGTCCTATTATTTCATACTGTTAGAAAGTTTGGGACAGCAGGCAGGCTTTAAACAAATAAAGTTCAGGATTAAGTCCAAAATCTTCCTGTTAGACTCCACTACTATCAGTCTGTGTCTTTCTCTATTTGATTGGGCCAGGTACAAAACAGCTAAAGGAGCGGTTAAACTGCATACTCTGCTTGATTATGATGGCAATCTACCAGCATATGTCAATATTACCAACGGCAAAACTGCGGATAACAAAGGAGCTTATGATGTGCCTTTACACAAAGGAAGTGTTATTGTTGCAGACCGATTCTATAATGACTTTGCCCTGCTGAATGTTTGGGACAGCAACGGCGTATTTTTTGTGATCAGACATAAAGAAAACCTCCAATATACTACAGTTAAGGAAAATATATTGCCGGAGAACAGGCATAAGAATATCCTGATTGACGAGATTATTGAGCTTAAAACCACAAAATCAAAGGACAGCTATCCCAAAAACTTAAGAAGAGTGGCTGTTTGGGATGATAAAAATGAACAAACTATAGAAATTATTACCAATCAAATGTATTGGACAGCAAACACCATCAGTGAGCTTTATAAAAGCAGATGGCAGATTGAAATCTTTTTTAGAGAGATCAAACAGAACCTGCATATCAAATCATTTATCGGAACCACAGAAAATGCCGTGATGATACAGATATGGACAGCGCTAATTACCATCCTCATCCTTAAAGCACTTAAAGCAATGGCTAAATATGGATGGCAGCTCTCCAACCTTATCGCATTTATCAGACTTAACATATTTGTGAAAATAAATCTACAGAATTGGCTCGATAGGCCTTTTGAAGAACCCGATGAGCTAAAAGATAAACAAGTTATTCAAGGGGTTCTTTTCTGA
- the tnpA gene encoding IS200/IS605 family transposase — MSTYTQIIYQIVFSTKYRERVLTKNNRKELFKYIWGILESKKCHLYRINGVEDHIHIVTHLHPSVSLASLVKDIKVASSLYIKEKKLFENFIGWQGGYGAFTYSIKEKARVIKYVKNQEEHHGEKTFKEEYIALLDEHGIEFEEKYLW, encoded by the coding sequence ATGAGTACCTATACACAAATCATCTATCAAATCGTATTTAGCACTAAATACCGAGAACGCGTCTTAACCAAGAATAACAGAAAAGAACTTTTTAAATACATATGGGGGATTTTAGAAAGTAAAAAATGTCACTTATATCGTATAAATGGTGTTGAAGACCACATCCACATTGTAACACATTTACATCCCTCAGTATCCTTAGCATCTTTGGTAAAAGACATTAAAGTAGCTAGCTCTTTATACATTAAAGAAAAAAAACTATTTGAAAATTTTATAGGTTGGCAAGGTGGTTACGGTGCTTTTACTTACAGCATCAAAGAAAAAGCAAGAGTCATCAAATATGTTAAAAATCAGGAAGAGCATCATGGCGAAAAAACTTTTAAAGAAGAGTACATTGCTTTACTTGATGAACACGGAATTGAATTTGAAGAGAAATACCTGTGGTGA
- the alaS gene encoding alanine--tRNA ligase, with protein MTAKEIRQAFLDFFASKGHQIVPSAPIVVKNDPTLMFTNAGMNQFKDLFLGEAPIKYPRVADTQRCLRVSGKHNDLEEVGIDTYHHTMFEMLGNWSFGDYFKKEAIEWSWELLTEVYKLDKERLYVTIFEGDEKEGLAKDQEAYDLWLQFVPKERILTGNKKDNFWEMGETGPCGPCSEIHFDSRSNEERAKINGATLVNADDPQVIEIWNNVFMEFNRLKDGSLKKLPAQHVDTGMGFERLVRVIQGKTSNYDSDVFTPMIEFISKSAGVAYNADAQPGDQDWGQAVTMRVMADHIRAIAFAIADGQLPSNNKAGYVIRRILRRAIRYAYQYLGFKEPFMNKLVPLLAAQFKGVFDELIAQQDFVQKVILEEENAFLRTLENGIIRFEKYIQENKGTVMNGPFAFELYDTFGFPIDLTELMAREKGLSVDMEGFAVELEKQKTRSRAATAIDTEDWVIVSEGEEVEFLGYDDWEAKAKILKYRKVKAKGKEQYQLVLDRTPFYAESGGQVGDSGILIGEGEEVIITDTKKENGLIIHFTDALPQNLETEFVAKINSLSRTLTENNHSATHLLHAALKMVLGDHVNQKGSLVNADQLRFDFSHFSKLTDEEIHQVEAIVNEKIRENIALKEERNVPYQKAIESGVTALFGEKYGDFVRVITFDDHYSKELCGGTHVKATGQIGYFKIVSESAVAAGVRRIEAITAIAAEQFIQEQNQLLASLKELLKNPKDLAKSVEALLEENSKLKKEVEKSVSEKASGLKNALKDKAEEINGIQFIAALVDLPHADAVKNLAFQLKDVVDNLFLVIGATFDGKPNLTVMLSDNLVKDKGLNASTIVRELAKEIQGGGGGQPFYATAGGKNPDGLKSALDKAKAYL; from the coding sequence ATGACTGCTAAAGAAATCCGTCAGGCATTTTTAGATTTTTTTGCTTCTAAAGGCCACCAGATTGTTCCATCTGCACCTATTGTTGTTAAAAACGACCCAACCTTGATGTTTACCAACGCTGGTATGAATCAGTTTAAGGATCTTTTTTTAGGGGAAGCACCTATAAAATATCCTCGTGTGGCCGATACGCAACGTTGTTTAAGGGTTTCTGGCAAGCATAATGATTTAGAAGAGGTAGGTATTGATACCTATCACCACACCATGTTTGAGATGCTGGGGAACTGGAGCTTTGGCGATTATTTCAAGAAAGAAGCCATAGAATGGAGTTGGGAGCTACTTACCGAGGTTTATAAGCTAGATAAAGAGCGTTTATATGTAACCATATTTGAAGGCGATGAGAAAGAAGGTTTGGCAAAAGACCAAGAAGCTTACGATTTATGGTTGCAATTTGTACCTAAAGAGCGCATCCTTACCGGAAATAAAAAAGATAATTTTTGGGAAATGGGAGAAACAGGTCCATGTGGCCCATGTTCAGAAATCCATTTCGATAGTCGTTCTAACGAAGAAAGGGCTAAAATAAATGGCGCTACTTTGGTAAATGCCGATGACCCTCAAGTGATAGAAATCTGGAATAACGTTTTTATGGAGTTTAACCGTTTAAAAGACGGCTCTCTAAAAAAACTTCCTGCCCAACATGTTGATACCGGAATGGGTTTCGAGCGTTTGGTGCGTGTAATACAAGGTAAAACCTCAAATTACGATTCTGATGTGTTTACACCGATGATTGAATTTATTTCGAAATCTGCGGGTGTAGCTTATAACGCTGATGCGCAACCGGGTGATCAGGATTGGGGACAAGCCGTTACGATGCGTGTAATGGCAGACCATATCAGGGCTATTGCTTTTGCTATTGCAGATGGGCAGTTGCCTTCTAATAATAAAGCAGGCTATGTTATTCGTCGTATTTTAAGAAGAGCAATACGTTATGCTTATCAATATTTAGGCTTCAAAGAGCCCTTCATGAATAAATTGGTGCCTTTATTGGCAGCGCAGTTCAAAGGTGTTTTTGATGAATTGATAGCGCAACAAGATTTTGTTCAAAAAGTAATCTTAGAAGAAGAAAATGCCTTTTTAAGAACTTTAGAAAACGGAATTATCCGTTTCGAAAAATACATTCAGGAAAATAAAGGTACGGTGATGAACGGTCCTTTTGCTTTTGAGTTGTATGATACTTTTGGTTTCCCGATAGACTTAACCGAGCTGATGGCTAGAGAAAAGGGCTTAAGTGTAGATATGGAAGGCTTTGCTGTAGAACTTGAAAAACAAAAAACTCGTTCCAGAGCAGCAACAGCCATTGATACAGAAGACTGGGTTATCGTTAGCGAAGGCGAAGAAGTAGAATTTTTAGGTTACGATGATTGGGAAGCTAAAGCTAAAATTTTAAAATACCGTAAAGTAAAGGCTAAAGGAAAAGAGCAGTACCAATTGGTATTAGACCGTACTCCTTTTTATGCAGAAAGTGGTGGTCAGGTAGGAGATAGTGGTATTTTAATTGGTGAGGGTGAAGAGGTTATCATTACCGATACCAAGAAAGAAAATGGCTTAATTATTCATTTTACCGATGCTTTACCTCAAAACTTAGAGACAGAGTTTGTAGCTAAAATAAACTCGCTAAGCAGAACTTTAACAGAAAATAACCACTCGGCAACCCACTTACTACATGCTGCATTAAAAATGGTACTGGGCGACCATGTGAATCAAAAAGGTTCTTTGGTAAATGCAGATCAATTAAGGTTTGATTTCTCTCATTTCTCTAAACTTACTGATGAGGAAATTCATCAAGTAGAAGCTATTGTTAACGAGAAGATTAGAGAAAACATCGCTTTAAAAGAAGAAAGAAATGTGCCTTACCAAAAAGCTATAGAAAGCGGCGTAACGGCTTTATTTGGTGAGAAATATGGCGATTTTGTTCGTGTAATAACTTTTGATGACCATTACTCCAAAGAGCTTTGTGGTGGTACTCACGTAAAAGCAACTGGGCAAATCGGGTATTTTAAAATTGTTTCTGAAAGTGCTGTTGCAGCAGGTGTGCGTAGGATAGAAGCCATCACGGCTATTGCAGCAGAGCAGTTTATACAAGAGCAAAATCAACTTTTAGCTAGTTTAAAGGAGTTGTTAAAAAATCCTAAAGACCTTGCTAAAAGCGTTGAAGCTTTGTTAGAAGAAAACAGCAAGCTTAAAAAGGAAGTAGAAAAATCTGTTTCTGAAAAAGCATCAGGTTTAAAAAATGCTTTAAAAGATAAAGCGGAAGAAATAAACGGCATTCAGTTTATTGCAGCATTGGTAGATCTACCTCATGCTGATGCGGTAAAAAATTTAGCTTTCCAGCTGAAAGATGTGGTAGATAATTTATTCTTGGTTATAGGTGCTACTTTTGATGGTAAACCAAATTTAACCGTTATGCTTTCTGATAATTTAGTGAAAGATAAAGGTTTAAATGCCAGCACTATCGTGAGAGAGTTAGCCAAAGAAATACAAGGTGGCGGTGGCGGTCAGCCTTTTTATGCTACCGCAGGTGGTAAAAACCCTGATGGTTTAAAAAGTGCTTTAGACAAAGCTAAAGCTTATTTATAG
- a CDS encoding DUF6702 family protein: MLKILSLLFVFFHPFYVSVTEIRQNPESKTIQISTKIFFDDLEKAIKEESGQEINILKPTDKAALEKLIAAYLQKHLYVVANGKTMSANFLGFEIEEDAAWCYLETEKVAKINKLEVFNDVLFKQHDSQVNILNVLAGDTKTSTKLDNPKNRAFFSFK; this comes from the coding sequence ATGCTGAAGATATTAAGTTTATTGTTTGTCTTTTTTCATCCTTTCTATGTAAGTGTTACAGAAATAAGGCAAAACCCAGAAAGTAAAACCATACAAATAAGTACCAAAATTTTCTTTGATGATTTAGAAAAAGCTATAAAAGAAGAGAGCGGACAAGAAATCAATATCCTAAAACCAACAGATAAAGCAGCGCTAGAAAAATTAATAGCGGCTTACTTACAAAAACATTTGTATGTGGTAGCAAATGGTAAAACTATGTCGGCTAATTTTTTAGGTTTTGAGATAGAAGAAGATGCGGCCTGGTGTTATCTGGAAACAGAAAAAGTTGCTAAAATCAATAAATTAGAGGTTTTTAATGATGTTTTATTTAAACAGCATGATAGTCAGGTAAACATTTTAAATGTGCTAGCTGGAGACACTAAAACCAGTACAAAACTAGACAACCCAAAGAACCGGGCTTTCTTTAGCTTTAAGTAA
- a CDS encoding DEAD/DEAH box helicase: MKFEEFNFVSSLQEGLDTMGFTKATPIQEQAIPVILNNQDLIACAQTGTGKTASYLLPVLHKIQLLGTDDINTIILAPTRELALQIDQQIMGLAYFTGCTSIAVYGGGDGINYEQQKRSLAEGVNIIVATPGRLIAHLTAGKIDFSKLQHLVLDEADRMLDMGFFDDIVRIMSYLPAERQNIMFSATMPHKIRTLANKILRNPVEVNIAISKPSEGINQQAYMAFDEQKIPLLKTILADAAYSSIIIFASRKEIVKKLNSELNKKGIAAEAFHSDLDQEQREDIMSRFKGKKLSVLVGTDVISRGIDVEGISLVVNYDVPPDPEDYIHRIGRTARAETTGTAITFINDKDQNKFGRIEALMGREVPKIALPESLGEAPVYKPNTSGGGSGKSNWKKKKFNKNKKPQQQQAKQA; encoded by the coding sequence TTGAAATTCGAAGAATTTAATTTCGTAAGCTCATTACAAGAAGGTTTAGATACCATGGGCTTCACCAAAGCAACCCCAATACAAGAACAAGCTATTCCTGTTATTTTAAACAATCAAGATTTAATAGCTTGTGCACAAACAGGTACGGGTAAAACAGCATCTTATTTATTGCCTGTTCTGCATAAAATCCAATTATTAGGAACCGATGATATCAATACCATCATCTTAGCGCCAACCAGAGAGTTAGCCTTACAAATAGACCAGCAGATTATGGGCTTGGCTTATTTTACAGGTTGCACTTCTATTGCCGTTTATGGCGGTGGCGATGGTATCAATTACGAGCAGCAAAAAAGATCTTTAGCAGAAGGAGTAAACATTATTGTGGCTACTCCTGGACGCTTAATTGCTCATTTAACAGCAGGAAAGATAGATTTCTCTAAGCTACAACATTTGGTTTTAGACGAGGCCGACCGTATGCTGGATATGGGTTTCTTTGATGATATTGTTCGTATCATGAGTTACCTGCCGGCAGAACGTCAGAATATTATGTTTTCTGCTACCATGCCGCATAAAATCAGGACTTTAGCTAATAAAATCCTTCGTAACCCGGTAGAAGTTAATATCGCCATCTCTAAACCATCAGAGGGTATCAATCAGCAAGCTTATATGGCTTTTGATGAGCAAAAAATACCTTTACTCAAAACCATTTTAGCCGATGCAGCTTATAGTAGCATTATCATTTTTGCATCCCGTAAGGAGATTGTTAAAAAATTGAATTCCGAGCTGAATAAAAAAGGAATAGCGGCAGAAGCTTTCCACTCAGACCTAGACCAAGAACAGCGTGAAGATATCATGAGTAGGTTTAAAGGTAAAAAGCTAAGTGTTTTGGTTGGCACCGATGTTATTTCTAGAGGGATTGATGTTGAAGGTATCAGCTTAGTAGTCAATTACGATGTACCACCAGATCCAGAAGATTACATTCACCGTATTGGCCGTACAGCCAGAGCAGAAACCACCGGAACGGCTATAACCTTTATTAATGATAAAGACCAAAATAAATTTGGAAGGATAGAAGCTTTAATGGGGCGTGAAGTTCCTAAAATAGCTTTGCCCGAGAGTTTAGGGGAAGCGCCTGTATATAAGCCAAATACATCTGGCGGAGGTAGCGGAAAAAGCAATTGGAAGAAGAAAAAGTTCAATAAAAACAAAAAGCCTCAGCAACAACAAGCTAAGCAGGCTTAG
- a CDS encoding TlpA disulfide reductase family protein, with protein sequence MAKGIIAFLCLAIGFVSCKNKTEFVINGAVKNKGEQQKIYLYASNNMGQMAPIDSTFFDENQEFTLKYKSEKPDFFQLVIGNKSYMLIASNGDEIDFKTDLRDNSGAYQVEGSEEAEKITAYNRITTTFTSKTGAMAEQYSKMIDSNPDLKDSLIAKYTAKSQEIAKPFLKNSYDFIETNKKSLTAFFAANVMMGVNATAYESQLIAYSKEAKANFPNNPAVQAFAQQMEMASKTAIGQLAPEVSAETPEGKIIKLSDFKGKYVLLDFWASWCAPCRQENPNIVKVYQQFKAKNFTVLGFSLDDDKGKWQQAIQADNLNWTHISEMKQWDSENARLYNVNAIPASFLINPEGKIIAKNLRGEELEAFLQKTL encoded by the coding sequence ATGGCAAAAGGAATTATAGCTTTTTTATGTTTAGCTATTGGTTTTGTTTCATGTAAGAACAAAACTGAGTTTGTGATAAACGGTGCAGTTAAAAATAAAGGCGAACAGCAAAAAATTTATTTATACGCTAGCAATAATATGGGTCAAATGGCTCCAATTGATTCTACTTTTTTTGATGAAAATCAAGAGTTTACTTTAAAATACAAATCAGAAAAGCCAGATTTCTTTCAATTAGTAATCGGGAATAAATCTTATATGCTGATAGCTTCTAATGGTGATGAAATAGACTTTAAAACCGATTTAAGAGACAATTCTGGCGCTTACCAAGTAGAAGGTTCTGAGGAAGCAGAAAAGATTACCGCCTACAATAGAATCACCACAACTTTTACAAGTAAAACAGGTGCTATGGCAGAGCAATACAGTAAAATGATTGATAGCAACCCAGATTTAAAAGACTCTTTAATAGCAAAATACACAGCAAAATCTCAAGAAATAGCAAAACCTTTCCTAAAGAATTCTTATGATTTTATTGAGACTAATAAAAAATCTCTGACTGCTTTTTTTGCTGCTAATGTGATGATGGGCGTTAATGCAACGGCATACGAATCTCAATTAATAGCATACAGTAAAGAAGCAAAAGCAAATTTCCCCAATAACCCCGCTGTACAAGCATTTGCGCAACAAATGGAAATGGCTAGTAAAACAGCTATAGGCCAGTTAGCACCAGAAGTTAGTGCAGAAACTCCGGAAGGAAAAATCATTAAACTTTCTGATTTTAAAGGTAAATATGTGTTGCTAGATTTTTGGGCAAGTTGGTGTGCACCTTGTCGACAAGAAAACCCTAATATTGTTAAGGTTTACCAGCAGTTTAAAGCTAAAAACTTCACCGTTCTTGGTTTTTCTTTAGATGATGATAAAGGTAAATGGCAACAAGCCATACAGGCAGATAACCTAAACTGGACACATATTTCTGAAATGAAACAGTGGGATTCTGAAAATGCTCGTTTATACAATGTTAATGCAATACCAGCTTCTTTTCTAATTAATCCGGAAGGAAAAATCATCGCTAAAAACTTAAGAGGAGAAGAGCTAGAGGCCTTTTTACAGAAGACTTTATAA
- the thiS gene encoding sulfur carrier protein ThiS encodes MKIKINNQFFEFTAAPTVQELIQHVFPSGDFAGMALAVNQTVIPKSQWDTLLIHENDQIDIIKATQGG; translated from the coding sequence ATGAAAATAAAAATCAACAATCAATTTTTCGAGTTTACAGCAGCTCCAACTGTACAAGAGCTTATTCAGCATGTTTTTCCTTCCGGAGATTTTGCTGGGATGGCTTTGGCTGTGAACCAAACAGTTATCCCAAAATCTCAATGGGATACTTTACTCATCCACGAAAACGATCAAATTGACATTATAAAAGCTACTCAAGGCGGTTAA
- the gatB gene encoding Asp-tRNA(Asn)/Glu-tRNA(Gln) amidotransferase subunit GatB: MTVISEAILNKYEAVIGLEVHVQLSTKSKAFCSDSASFGNQPNTNISPVSLGLPGALPYTNEAMIKSAVKLGLAIQSEINRFNYFDRKNYFYADLPKGFQTTQDNQPICKGGKLKIILNDGTTKDILLNRIHMEEDAGKSIHDIDPLYSYIDLNRAGVPLLEVVSEPMISSGEEAAAYLTELRKLVRYLDICDGNMEEGSMRCDANISVRLKGEKALGKRCEVKNLNSIKNVQKAIEYEIIRQINLIEEGVIIEQNTLNFDASTGITTPLRSKEMANDYRYFPEPDLLPIALSEAYINEIEAAMPALPEQLVAKFTQEMNLPEYDARVITAEKAMADYYLAITDSCENCKAASNWVMGPVKSYLNDKGLNFTDFSVAADKIAAIINLVEEGKLNNNQAKDVLFPAVINHPDKEVKLLAEELNLIINDNHDELEGFIDAAVAKFPDKVTEYHNGKKGVLGLFMGEVMKISKGKIDPKKANQVLISKIESLK; the protein is encoded by the coding sequence ATGACGGTTATTTCAGAAGCTATTTTAAACAAGTACGAGGCAGTAATAGGCCTTGAAGTTCACGTTCAATTATCTACAAAGTCAAAGGCTTTTTGTTCAGATTCTGCAAGTTTTGGCAATCAGCCAAATACCAATATCAGCCCTGTCTCCTTAGGTTTACCGGGCGCTTTGCCTTATACCAATGAGGCTATGATAAAGAGTGCGGTAAAACTAGGCTTAGCTATACAATCAGAAATTAACCGTTTCAATTACTTCGACCGTAAAAATTATTTTTATGCCGATTTGCCTAAAGGTTTCCAAACTACCCAAGATAACCAACCCATTTGCAAAGGCGGAAAGCTAAAAATCATCTTAAACGATGGCACAACAAAGGATATTTTATTAAACCGTATCCACATGGAAGAGGATGCCGGTAAAAGTATTCACGACATAGATCCATTATACTCATACATAGATTTAAATAGAGCAGGCGTACCACTTTTAGAAGTGGTGAGCGAGCCTATGATTTCTTCTGGTGAAGAAGCCGCAGCTTATTTAACCGAGCTTAGAAAATTAGTACGTTACCTTGATATTTGTGATGGTAACATGGAAGAAGGCTCTATGCGTTGCGATGCTAATATTTCTGTTCGTTTAAAAGGAGAAAAAGCTTTAGGTAAGCGTTGCGAGGTAAAGAACTTAAATTCTATTAAAAACGTTCAAAAAGCCATAGAATACGAAATCATTCGTCAAATAAATCTGATTGAAGAAGGCGTAATTATAGAGCAAAATACTTTAAATTTTGATGCCAGTACAGGTATCACTACACCTTTACGCTCTAAAGAAATGGCTAATGATTATCGCTATTTCCCCGAGCCTGATTTATTACCTATAGCATTAAGCGAAGCTTATATCAATGAGATAGAAGCAGCAATGCCAGCCCTGCCAGAGCAATTGGTAGCTAAGTTTACACAAGAAATGAACTTACCAGAATACGATGCTCGTGTCATAACAGCAGAAAAAGCTATGGCCGATTACTATTTAGCGATAACAGACAGCTGCGAAAATTGCAAAGCAGCTTCTAATTGGGTGATGGGGCCGGTAAAATCCTATTTAAACGATAAAGGTTTAAATTTTACAGATTTTAGCGTTGCCGCTGATAAAATTGCAGCTATCATCAATTTGGTAGAAGAAGGGAAATTAAACAACAATCAAGCTAAAGATGTGTTATTCCCAGCGGTAATCAATCATCCTGATAAAGAAGTGAAGCTTTTAGCAGAAGAGCTAAATCTTATCATTAATGATAATCATGATGAATTAGAAGGTTTTATTGATGCTGCAGTGGCTAAATTTCCTGATAAAGTTACCGAGTACCATAATGGTAAAAAAGGCGTTTTAGGATTGTTTATGGGCGAGGTGATGAAAATTTCAAAAGGTAAGATAGACCCTAAAAAAGCCAACCAGGTATTAATCAGTAAAATAGAAAGTTTAAAATAA